The Etheostoma spectabile isolate EspeVRDwgs_2016 chromosome 1, UIUC_Espe_1.0, whole genome shotgun sequence genome has a segment encoding these proteins:
- the tle3b gene encoding transducin-like enhancer protein 3-B isoform X6 translates to MYPQGRHPAPHQPGQPGFKFTVAESCDRIKDEFQFLQAQYHSLKVEYDKLANEKTEMQRHYVMYYEMSYGLNIEMHKQTEIAKRLNAILAQIMPFLSQEHQQQVAQAVERAKQVTMTELNAIIGQQQPPHSVYPAFMQQLQAQHLSHAAHGPPVQLPPHPSGLQPPGLPPVTGAGSGLLALGALGSQAHLPVKDEKNHHDLEHRGPSSFHSPPANPLKERESSTNNSVSPSDSLRAASEKHRGSSDYSLDSKKRKVDDKDSMSRYDSDGDKSDDLVVDVSNEDPATPRVSPAHSPPENGLDKSRVLKKDAAPNSPASVASSGSTPSSKAKDHAHNDKSSTPSLKSNTPTPRNEAPTPGTSTTPGLRPLTMGKPPGMEALAAPGLRTSLSIAGPYASPFAMMGHHEMNGSLTSPGVYPGLISPQMSAAAAAAYGRSPIAGFDPHPHMRAPGLPASLTSISGGKPAYSFHVSADGQMQPVPFPPDALIGPGIPRHARQINTLSHGEVVCAVTISNPTRHVYTGGKGCVKIWDISQPGSKSPVSQLDCLNRDNYIRSCKLLPDGRTLIVGGEASTLTIWDLASQTPRIKAELTSSAPACYALAISPDAKVCFSCCSDGNIAVWDLHNQTLVRQFQGHTDGASCIDISHDGTKLWTGGLDNTVRSWDLREGRQLQQHDFTSQIFSLGYCPTGEWLAVGMESSNVEVLHHTKPDKYQLHLHESCVLSLKFAYCGKWFVSTGKDNLLNAWRTPYGASIFQSKESSSVLSCDISADDKYIVTGSGDKKATVYEVIY, encoded by the exons ACAGAGATTGCCAAACGTCTCAATGCAATTCTCGCTCAAATCATGCCGTTCTTGTCACAAGAG CATCAACAGCAAGTGGCTCAGGCTGTTGAACGGGCAAAGCAGGTGACGATGACTGAGCTGAATGCGATCATCGGG cagcagcagccgcctCATAGTGTCTACCCAGCCTTCATG cagcagcttcaggCTCAGCACCTCTCTCACGCGGCCCACGGGCCCCCAGTCCAGCTGCCCCCACACCCCTCAGGCCTGCAGCCGCCCGGCCTCCCCCCTGTGACGGGCGCTGGCTCCGGCCTGCTGGCTCTAGGTGCTCTGGGCAGCCAGGCCCACCTGCCAGTAAAGGATGAGAAGAACCACCACGACCTGGAGCACAGAG GCCCCTCATCTTTTCACTCGCCTCCGGCCAATCCCCTGAAAGAACGTGAGTCAAGCACG AATAACTCCGTGTCGCCATCAGACAGCCTGCGGGCAGCAAGTGAGAAGCACCGCGGCTCTTCCGATTACAGCCTTGACTCAAAGAAACGCAAAGTGGACGACAAAGACAGCATGAGCCGATAT GACAGTGACGGAGACAAAAGTGATGACTTGGTAGTGGATGTTTCCAATGAG GATCCAGCCACTCCTCGAGTCAGCCCCGCTCACTCTCCCCCAGAAAACGGCCTGGATAAATCACGAGTCCTGAAGAAGGATGCCGCCCCCAACAGCCCCGCCTCCGTCGCCTCCTCGGGCAGCACGCCGTCCTCCAAAGCAAAAGACCACGCCCAT AACGACAAGTCGTCCACACCGAGCCTGAAGTCCAACACACCTACACCGAGGAATGAGGCCCCAACACCAGGAACCAGCACCACTCCAGGACTACGGCCTCTCACCATGGGCAAACCCCCCGGCATGGAGGCATTAG ccGCCCCAGGCCTACGTACATCTCTGTCCATTGCGGGTCCCTATGCCTCCCCATTTGCGATGATGGGTCATCATGAGATGAACGGATCCCTGACCAGCCCAGGCGTCTATCCAGGTCTTATTTCACCACAGATGAGTGCTGCAGCTGCCGCCGCTTATGGACGCTCACCAATT GCAGGGTTTGATCCTCATCCTCACATGAGAGCTCCGGGCCTGCCAGCCAGCCTCACGTCCATTTCTGGAGGAAAACC AGCTTATTCTTTTCATGTGAGTGCAGATGGTCAGATGCAGCCCGTGCCCTTCCCTCCAGACGCACTGATAGGCCCGGGCATCCCGCGCCACGCTCGCCAGATAAACACACTGAGCCACGGGGAAGTGGTGTGTGCTGTCACTATCAGCAACCCCACACGTCACGTCTACACCGGTGGGAAGGGTTGTGTCAAGATCTGGGACATCAGCCAACCAGGCAGCAAGAGCCCAGTGTCCCAACTCGACTGCCTG AACAGGGACAATTACATCCGCTCCTGCAAGCTGTTGCCTGACGGCCGCACCCTGATAGTGGGTGGCGAGGCCAGCACGTTGACCATCTGGGACCTGGCCTCACAGACGCCCCGCATAAAGGCCGAGCTCACTTCCTCTGCTCCGGCCTGCTACGCGCTGGCCATAAGCCCTGACGCCAAGGTCTGCTTCTCCTGCTGCTCGGATGGAAACATCGCCGTGTGGGATCTCCATAACCAGACCCTCGTTAG GCAGTTCCAGGGCCACACGGATGGAGCCAGCTGTATCGACATCTCCCACGATGGGACCAAACTGTGGACCGGAGGGCTTGACAACACTGTTCGCTCCTGGGATCTGAGAGAGGGACGACAGCTCCAGCAACACGACTTTACCTCACAG ATCTTTTCGCTGGGCTACTGTCCCACTGGAGAGTGGCTGGCGGTGGGCATGGAGAGCAGCAACGTGGAGGTGCTTCATCACACCAAGCCCGATAAGTACCAGCTGCACCTGCACGAAAGCTGTGTCCTCTCACTCAAGTTCGCCTACTGTG GTAAATGGTTTGTGAGCACAGGGAAGGACAATCTGCTGAATGCATGGAGGACTCCTTATGGTGCCAGCATATTCCag TCGAAGGAGTCGTCCTCCGTCCTGAGCTGTGACATCTCAGCAGATGACAAATACATCGTGACAGGATCCGGTGACAAGAAGGCCACAGTCTACGAAGTCATCTACTAG
- the tle3b gene encoding transducin-like enhancer protein 3-B isoform X9, protein MYPQGRHPAPHQPGQPGFKFTVAESCDRIKDEFQFLQAQYHSLKVEYDKLANEKTEMQRHYVMYYEMSYGLNIEMHKQTEIAKRLNAILAQIMPFLSQEHQQQVAQAVERAKQVTMTELNAIIGVRGLPNLPLTQQLQAQHLSHAAHGPPVQLPPHPSGLQPPGLPPVTGAGSGLLALGALGSQAHLPVKDEKNHHDLEHRGPSSFHSPPANPLKERESSTNNSVSPSDSLRAASEKHRGSSDYSLDSKKRKVDDKDSMSRYDSDGDKSDDLVVDVSNEDPATPRVSPAHSPPENGLDKSRVLKKDAAPNSPASVASSGSTPSSKAKDHAHNDKSSTPSLKSNTPTPRNEAPTPGTSTTPGLRPLTMGKPPGMEALAAPGLRTSLSIAGPYASPFAMMGHHEMNGSLTSPGVYPGLISPQMSAAAAAAYGRSPIAGFDPHPHMRAPGLPASLTSISGGKPAYSFHVSADGQMQPVPFPPDALIGPGIPRHARQINTLSHGEVVCAVTISNPTRHVYTGGKGCVKIWDISQPGSKSPVSQLDCLNRDNYIRSCKLLPDGRTLIVGGEASTLTIWDLASQTPRIKAELTSSAPACYALAISPDAKVCFSCCSDGNIAVWDLHNQTLVRQFQGHTDGASCIDISHDGTKLWTGGLDNTVRSWDLREGRQLQQHDFTSQIFSLGYCPTGEWLAVGMESSNVEVLHHTKPDKYQLHLHESCVLSLKFAYCGKWFVSTGKDNLLNAWRTPYGASIFQSKESSSVLSCDISADDKYIVTGSGDKKATVYEVIY, encoded by the exons ACAGAGATTGCCAAACGTCTCAATGCAATTCTCGCTCAAATCATGCCGTTCTTGTCACAAGAG CATCAACAGCAAGTGGCTCAGGCTGTTGAACGGGCAAAGCAGGTGACGATGACTGAGCTGAATGCGATCATCGGGGTACGTGGACTTCCCAATCTGCCTCTCACT cagcagcttcaggCTCAGCACCTCTCTCACGCGGCCCACGGGCCCCCAGTCCAGCTGCCCCCACACCCCTCAGGCCTGCAGCCGCCCGGCCTCCCCCCTGTGACGGGCGCTGGCTCCGGCCTGCTGGCTCTAGGTGCTCTGGGCAGCCAGGCCCACCTGCCAGTAAAGGATGAGAAGAACCACCACGACCTGGAGCACAGAG GCCCCTCATCTTTTCACTCGCCTCCGGCCAATCCCCTGAAAGAACGTGAGTCAAGCACG AATAACTCCGTGTCGCCATCAGACAGCCTGCGGGCAGCAAGTGAGAAGCACCGCGGCTCTTCCGATTACAGCCTTGACTCAAAGAAACGCAAAGTGGACGACAAAGACAGCATGAGCCGATAT GACAGTGACGGAGACAAAAGTGATGACTTGGTAGTGGATGTTTCCAATGAG GATCCAGCCACTCCTCGAGTCAGCCCCGCTCACTCTCCCCCAGAAAACGGCCTGGATAAATCACGAGTCCTGAAGAAGGATGCCGCCCCCAACAGCCCCGCCTCCGTCGCCTCCTCGGGCAGCACGCCGTCCTCCAAAGCAAAAGACCACGCCCAT AACGACAAGTCGTCCACACCGAGCCTGAAGTCCAACACACCTACACCGAGGAATGAGGCCCCAACACCAGGAACCAGCACCACTCCAGGACTACGGCCTCTCACCATGGGCAAACCCCCCGGCATGGAGGCATTAG ccGCCCCAGGCCTACGTACATCTCTGTCCATTGCGGGTCCCTATGCCTCCCCATTTGCGATGATGGGTCATCATGAGATGAACGGATCCCTGACCAGCCCAGGCGTCTATCCAGGTCTTATTTCACCACAGATGAGTGCTGCAGCTGCCGCCGCTTATGGACGCTCACCAATT GCAGGGTTTGATCCTCATCCTCACATGAGAGCTCCGGGCCTGCCAGCCAGCCTCACGTCCATTTCTGGAGGAAAACC AGCTTATTCTTTTCATGTGAGTGCAGATGGTCAGATGCAGCCCGTGCCCTTCCCTCCAGACGCACTGATAGGCCCGGGCATCCCGCGCCACGCTCGCCAGATAAACACACTGAGCCACGGGGAAGTGGTGTGTGCTGTCACTATCAGCAACCCCACACGTCACGTCTACACCGGTGGGAAGGGTTGTGTCAAGATCTGGGACATCAGCCAACCAGGCAGCAAGAGCCCAGTGTCCCAACTCGACTGCCTG AACAGGGACAATTACATCCGCTCCTGCAAGCTGTTGCCTGACGGCCGCACCCTGATAGTGGGTGGCGAGGCCAGCACGTTGACCATCTGGGACCTGGCCTCACAGACGCCCCGCATAAAGGCCGAGCTCACTTCCTCTGCTCCGGCCTGCTACGCGCTGGCCATAAGCCCTGACGCCAAGGTCTGCTTCTCCTGCTGCTCGGATGGAAACATCGCCGTGTGGGATCTCCATAACCAGACCCTCGTTAG GCAGTTCCAGGGCCACACGGATGGAGCCAGCTGTATCGACATCTCCCACGATGGGACCAAACTGTGGACCGGAGGGCTTGACAACACTGTTCGCTCCTGGGATCTGAGAGAGGGACGACAGCTCCAGCAACACGACTTTACCTCACAG ATCTTTTCGCTGGGCTACTGTCCCACTGGAGAGTGGCTGGCGGTGGGCATGGAGAGCAGCAACGTGGAGGTGCTTCATCACACCAAGCCCGATAAGTACCAGCTGCACCTGCACGAAAGCTGTGTCCTCTCACTCAAGTTCGCCTACTGTG GTAAATGGTTTGTGAGCACAGGGAAGGACAATCTGCTGAATGCATGGAGGACTCCTTATGGTGCCAGCATATTCCag TCGAAGGAGTCGTCCTCCGTCCTGAGCTGTGACATCTCAGCAGATGACAAATACATCGTGACAGGATCCGGTGACAAGAAGGCCACAGTCTACGAAGTCATCTACTAG
- the tle3b gene encoding transducin-like enhancer protein 3-B isoform X10, which produces MYPQGRHPAPHQPGQPGFKFTVAESCDRIKDEFQFLQAQYHSLKVEYDKLANEKTEMQRHYVMYYEMSYGLNIEMHKQTEIAKRLNAILAQIMPFLSQEHQQQVAQAVERAKQVTMTELNAIIGQQQLQAQHLSHAAHGPPVQLPPHPSGLQPPGLPPVTGAGSGLLALGALGSQAHLPVKDEKNHHDLEHRGPSSFHSPPANPLKERESSTNNSVSPSDSLRAASEKHRGSSDYSLDSKKRKVDDKDSMSRYDSDGDKSDDLVVDVSNEDPATPRVSPAHSPPENGLDKSRVLKKDAAPNSPASVASSGSTPSSKAKDHAHNDKSSTPSLKSNTPTPRNEAPTPGTSTTPGLRPLTMGKPPGMEALAAPGLRTSLSIAGPYASPFAMMGHHEMNGSLTSPGVYPGLISPQMSAAAAAAYGRSPIAGFDPHPHMRAPGLPASLTSISGGKPAYSFHVSADGQMQPVPFPPDALIGPGIPRHARQINTLSHGEVVCAVTISNPTRHVYTGGKGCVKIWDISQPGSKSPVSQLDCLNRDNYIRSCKLLPDGRTLIVGGEASTLTIWDLASQTPRIKAELTSSAPACYALAISPDAKVCFSCCSDGNIAVWDLHNQTLVRQFQGHTDGASCIDISHDGTKLWTGGLDNTVRSWDLREGRQLQQHDFTSQIFSLGYCPTGEWLAVGMESSNVEVLHHTKPDKYQLHLHESCVLSLKFAYCGKWFVSTGKDNLLNAWRTPYGASIFQSKESSSVLSCDISADDKYIVTGSGDKKATVYEVIY; this is translated from the exons ACAGAGATTGCCAAACGTCTCAATGCAATTCTCGCTCAAATCATGCCGTTCTTGTCACAAGAG CATCAACAGCAAGTGGCTCAGGCTGTTGAACGGGCAAAGCAGGTGACGATGACTGAGCTGAATGCGATCATCGGG cagcagcagcttcaggCTCAGCACCTCTCTCACGCGGCCCACGGGCCCCCAGTCCAGCTGCCCCCACACCCCTCAGGCCTGCAGCCGCCCGGCCTCCCCCCTGTGACGGGCGCTGGCTCCGGCCTGCTGGCTCTAGGTGCTCTGGGCAGCCAGGCCCACCTGCCAGTAAAGGATGAGAAGAACCACCACGACCTGGAGCACAGAG GCCCCTCATCTTTTCACTCGCCTCCGGCCAATCCCCTGAAAGAACGTGAGTCAAGCACG AATAACTCCGTGTCGCCATCAGACAGCCTGCGGGCAGCAAGTGAGAAGCACCGCGGCTCTTCCGATTACAGCCTTGACTCAAAGAAACGCAAAGTGGACGACAAAGACAGCATGAGCCGATAT GACAGTGACGGAGACAAAAGTGATGACTTGGTAGTGGATGTTTCCAATGAG GATCCAGCCACTCCTCGAGTCAGCCCCGCTCACTCTCCCCCAGAAAACGGCCTGGATAAATCACGAGTCCTGAAGAAGGATGCCGCCCCCAACAGCCCCGCCTCCGTCGCCTCCTCGGGCAGCACGCCGTCCTCCAAAGCAAAAGACCACGCCCAT AACGACAAGTCGTCCACACCGAGCCTGAAGTCCAACACACCTACACCGAGGAATGAGGCCCCAACACCAGGAACCAGCACCACTCCAGGACTACGGCCTCTCACCATGGGCAAACCCCCCGGCATGGAGGCATTAG ccGCCCCAGGCCTACGTACATCTCTGTCCATTGCGGGTCCCTATGCCTCCCCATTTGCGATGATGGGTCATCATGAGATGAACGGATCCCTGACCAGCCCAGGCGTCTATCCAGGTCTTATTTCACCACAGATGAGTGCTGCAGCTGCCGCCGCTTATGGACGCTCACCAATT GCAGGGTTTGATCCTCATCCTCACATGAGAGCTCCGGGCCTGCCAGCCAGCCTCACGTCCATTTCTGGAGGAAAACC AGCTTATTCTTTTCATGTGAGTGCAGATGGTCAGATGCAGCCCGTGCCCTTCCCTCCAGACGCACTGATAGGCCCGGGCATCCCGCGCCACGCTCGCCAGATAAACACACTGAGCCACGGGGAAGTGGTGTGTGCTGTCACTATCAGCAACCCCACACGTCACGTCTACACCGGTGGGAAGGGTTGTGTCAAGATCTGGGACATCAGCCAACCAGGCAGCAAGAGCCCAGTGTCCCAACTCGACTGCCTG AACAGGGACAATTACATCCGCTCCTGCAAGCTGTTGCCTGACGGCCGCACCCTGATAGTGGGTGGCGAGGCCAGCACGTTGACCATCTGGGACCTGGCCTCACAGACGCCCCGCATAAAGGCCGAGCTCACTTCCTCTGCTCCGGCCTGCTACGCGCTGGCCATAAGCCCTGACGCCAAGGTCTGCTTCTCCTGCTGCTCGGATGGAAACATCGCCGTGTGGGATCTCCATAACCAGACCCTCGTTAG GCAGTTCCAGGGCCACACGGATGGAGCCAGCTGTATCGACATCTCCCACGATGGGACCAAACTGTGGACCGGAGGGCTTGACAACACTGTTCGCTCCTGGGATCTGAGAGAGGGACGACAGCTCCAGCAACACGACTTTACCTCACAG ATCTTTTCGCTGGGCTACTGTCCCACTGGAGAGTGGCTGGCGGTGGGCATGGAGAGCAGCAACGTGGAGGTGCTTCATCACACCAAGCCCGATAAGTACCAGCTGCACCTGCACGAAAGCTGTGTCCTCTCACTCAAGTTCGCCTACTGTG GTAAATGGTTTGTGAGCACAGGGAAGGACAATCTGCTGAATGCATGGAGGACTCCTTATGGTGCCAGCATATTCCag TCGAAGGAGTCGTCCTCCGTCCTGAGCTGTGACATCTCAGCAGATGACAAATACATCGTGACAGGATCCGGTGACAAGAAGGCCACAGTCTACGAAGTCATCTACTAG
- the tle3b gene encoding transducin-like enhancer protein 3-B isoform X11 yields the protein MYPQGRHPAPHQPGQPGFKFTVAESCDRIKDEFQFLQAQYHSLKVEYDKLANEKTEMQRHYVMYYEMSYGLNIEMHKQTEIAKRLNAILAQIMPFLSQEHQQQVAQAVERAKQVTMTELNAIIGQQLQAQHLSHAAHGPPVQLPPHPSGLQPPGLPPVTGAGSGLLALGALGSQAHLPVKDEKNHHDLEHRGPSSFHSPPANPLKERESSTNNSVSPSDSLRAASEKHRGSSDYSLDSKKRKVDDKDSMSRYDSDGDKSDDLVVDVSNEDPATPRVSPAHSPPENGLDKSRVLKKDAAPNSPASVASSGSTPSSKAKDHAHNDKSSTPSLKSNTPTPRNEAPTPGTSTTPGLRPLTMGKPPGMEALAAPGLRTSLSIAGPYASPFAMMGHHEMNGSLTSPGVYPGLISPQMSAAAAAAYGRSPIAGFDPHPHMRAPGLPASLTSISGGKPAYSFHVSADGQMQPVPFPPDALIGPGIPRHARQINTLSHGEVVCAVTISNPTRHVYTGGKGCVKIWDISQPGSKSPVSQLDCLNRDNYIRSCKLLPDGRTLIVGGEASTLTIWDLASQTPRIKAELTSSAPACYALAISPDAKVCFSCCSDGNIAVWDLHNQTLVRQFQGHTDGASCIDISHDGTKLWTGGLDNTVRSWDLREGRQLQQHDFTSQIFSLGYCPTGEWLAVGMESSNVEVLHHTKPDKYQLHLHESCVLSLKFAYCGKWFVSTGKDNLLNAWRTPYGASIFQSKESSSVLSCDISADDKYIVTGSGDKKATVYEVIY from the exons ACAGAGATTGCCAAACGTCTCAATGCAATTCTCGCTCAAATCATGCCGTTCTTGTCACAAGAG CATCAACAGCAAGTGGCTCAGGCTGTTGAACGGGCAAAGCAGGTGACGATGACTGAGCTGAATGCGATCATCGGG cagcagcttcaggCTCAGCACCTCTCTCACGCGGCCCACGGGCCCCCAGTCCAGCTGCCCCCACACCCCTCAGGCCTGCAGCCGCCCGGCCTCCCCCCTGTGACGGGCGCTGGCTCCGGCCTGCTGGCTCTAGGTGCTCTGGGCAGCCAGGCCCACCTGCCAGTAAAGGATGAGAAGAACCACCACGACCTGGAGCACAGAG GCCCCTCATCTTTTCACTCGCCTCCGGCCAATCCCCTGAAAGAACGTGAGTCAAGCACG AATAACTCCGTGTCGCCATCAGACAGCCTGCGGGCAGCAAGTGAGAAGCACCGCGGCTCTTCCGATTACAGCCTTGACTCAAAGAAACGCAAAGTGGACGACAAAGACAGCATGAGCCGATAT GACAGTGACGGAGACAAAAGTGATGACTTGGTAGTGGATGTTTCCAATGAG GATCCAGCCACTCCTCGAGTCAGCCCCGCTCACTCTCCCCCAGAAAACGGCCTGGATAAATCACGAGTCCTGAAGAAGGATGCCGCCCCCAACAGCCCCGCCTCCGTCGCCTCCTCGGGCAGCACGCCGTCCTCCAAAGCAAAAGACCACGCCCAT AACGACAAGTCGTCCACACCGAGCCTGAAGTCCAACACACCTACACCGAGGAATGAGGCCCCAACACCAGGAACCAGCACCACTCCAGGACTACGGCCTCTCACCATGGGCAAACCCCCCGGCATGGAGGCATTAG ccGCCCCAGGCCTACGTACATCTCTGTCCATTGCGGGTCCCTATGCCTCCCCATTTGCGATGATGGGTCATCATGAGATGAACGGATCCCTGACCAGCCCAGGCGTCTATCCAGGTCTTATTTCACCACAGATGAGTGCTGCAGCTGCCGCCGCTTATGGACGCTCACCAATT GCAGGGTTTGATCCTCATCCTCACATGAGAGCTCCGGGCCTGCCAGCCAGCCTCACGTCCATTTCTGGAGGAAAACC AGCTTATTCTTTTCATGTGAGTGCAGATGGTCAGATGCAGCCCGTGCCCTTCCCTCCAGACGCACTGATAGGCCCGGGCATCCCGCGCCACGCTCGCCAGATAAACACACTGAGCCACGGGGAAGTGGTGTGTGCTGTCACTATCAGCAACCCCACACGTCACGTCTACACCGGTGGGAAGGGTTGTGTCAAGATCTGGGACATCAGCCAACCAGGCAGCAAGAGCCCAGTGTCCCAACTCGACTGCCTG AACAGGGACAATTACATCCGCTCCTGCAAGCTGTTGCCTGACGGCCGCACCCTGATAGTGGGTGGCGAGGCCAGCACGTTGACCATCTGGGACCTGGCCTCACAGACGCCCCGCATAAAGGCCGAGCTCACTTCCTCTGCTCCGGCCTGCTACGCGCTGGCCATAAGCCCTGACGCCAAGGTCTGCTTCTCCTGCTGCTCGGATGGAAACATCGCCGTGTGGGATCTCCATAACCAGACCCTCGTTAG GCAGTTCCAGGGCCACACGGATGGAGCCAGCTGTATCGACATCTCCCACGATGGGACCAAACTGTGGACCGGAGGGCTTGACAACACTGTTCGCTCCTGGGATCTGAGAGAGGGACGACAGCTCCAGCAACACGACTTTACCTCACAG ATCTTTTCGCTGGGCTACTGTCCCACTGGAGAGTGGCTGGCGGTGGGCATGGAGAGCAGCAACGTGGAGGTGCTTCATCACACCAAGCCCGATAAGTACCAGCTGCACCTGCACGAAAGCTGTGTCCTCTCACTCAAGTTCGCCTACTGTG GTAAATGGTTTGTGAGCACAGGGAAGGACAATCTGCTGAATGCATGGAGGACTCCTTATGGTGCCAGCATATTCCag TCGAAGGAGTCGTCCTCCGTCCTGAGCTGTGACATCTCAGCAGATGACAAATACATCGTGACAGGATCCGGTGACAAGAAGGCCACAGTCTACGAAGTCATCTACTAG